A single genomic interval of Macadamia integrifolia cultivar HAES 741 chromosome 6, SCU_Mint_v3, whole genome shotgun sequence harbors:
- the LOC122080789 gene encoding probable folate-biopterin transporter 6 has protein sequence MDSSETQELTKEHTTDHQSEKFLYHQKSHISHLSPDHSATTFLVIIREPFQWLHMLCKELNTSFVIGVVLVYGFSQGFSSSFFRVVTDYYWKDVQKVQPSAVQLFIGLYYIPWLMKPIWGLLTDVFPIRGYQRRPYFIIAGVLGVASALTVAIGAKLSVLMALLCLIGVTAGVAIADVMIDACIARNSIEKPALASDMQSLCMFCSSVGALIGYSTSGMSVHHLGSQESLGVLAMPAVSLIVLGFFIYELRSNRPSEKKALEKVGGAMSGMYTTMKCPQVWQPALYMYLSLALSISTHEGQFYWFTDPKAGPAFSQEIVGAVYAIGALASIVGILIYHKLLKDYPFRNLLFCAQLLYAISGVLDLVFVLRWNLKLGIPDYFFVVTEECVSRIIARIRWMPMMVLNTKLCPVGIEGTFFALLMCIDSFGALSSKWGGGMVLHVLHVTRTDFTNLWLALLIRNLLRFATLSLIFLIPKGSQSDVMVPSDLLRKTQAMITEDEGLQLVAMDEKVEP, from the exons ATGGATTCCTCTGAAACTCAAGAGCTCACAAAAGAGCATACCACAGATCATCAATCAGAGAAGTTCTTATATCACCAAAAGAGCCATATCTCTCATCTTAGTCCAGACCATTCAGCAACCACCTTCCTGGTCATCATCCGTGAACCCTTCCAATGGCTCCATATGCTCTGCAAAGAACTAAACACAAGCTTTGTGATTGGTGTTGTATTAGTCTATGGCTTCAGCCAAGGCTTCTCCAGTTCATTCTTTAGGGTTGTTACAGACTACTATTGGAAAGATGTCCAAAAGGTGCAACCATCTGCAGTTCAGCTCTTCATAGGGCTTTATTACATCCCTTGGCTTATGAAACCAATCTGGGGACTCCTCACTGATGTCTTCCCAATCAGAGGTTACCAGCGGCGACCCTACTTCATCATCGCCGGTGTTCTTGGTGTTGCCTCAGCACTTACAGTCGCTATTGGAGCTAAATTATCAGTCCTTATGGCATTGCTTTGTCTGATTGGGGTTACCGCCGGAGTGGCAATCGCCGATGTAATGATAGATGCTTGCATTGCAAGGAATAGTATCGAAAAACCGGCATTGGCGTCGGACATGCAGAGTCTGTGTATGTTTTGCTCATCTGTTGGTGCCTTGATTGGGTATTCCACTAGTGGCATGTCTGTTCATCATTTGGGGTCTCAG GAATCATTGGGAGTTTTGGCAATGCCTGCTGTGTCTCTGATAGTGTTGGGTTTCTTCATTTATGAATTGAGAAGCAATCGCCCTTCTGAGAAGAAG GCGTTGGAGAAAGTAGGGGGAGCAATGAGTGGCATGTACACCACCATGAAGTGCCCTCAAGTGTGGCAGCCTGCTCTTTATATGTATCTCTCTTTGGCCCTCAGTATCAGCACTCATGAAGGACAGTTCTACTGGTTTACTGACCCAAAAGCAGGCCCTGCTTTCTCTCAG GAGATTGTTGGAGCGGTATATGCAATTGGTGCATTGGCCTCTATTGTAGGAATCTTAATCTACCACAAGCTTCTGAAAGACTACCCCTTCAGAAATCTACTCTTCTGCGCACAACTTCTTTATGCCATCTCCGGCGTGCTCGACCTCGTCTTCGTCCTCCGGTGGAATCTAAAACTTGGGATCCCTGACTACTTCTTTGTAGTCACAGAGGAATGTGTATCTCGAATCATAGCCAGGATAAGATGGATGCCCATGATGGTACTGAACACTAAACTATGCCCTGTAGGTATTGAAGGGACCTTCTTCGCCCTCTTGATGTGCATTGACAGTTTTGGCGCGCTTTCTTCCAAGTGGGGTGGTGGTATGGTTCTTCATGTGTTACATGTAACAAGAACAGATTTTACCAACCTATGGCTCGCACTTCTCATTAGGAACTTACTGAGATTTGCCACATTGAGTTTGATTTTTCTCATCCCTAAAGGGAGTCAGTCAGATGTTATGGTTCCATCAGACCTATTGAGGAAGACTCAAGCTATGATCACAGAAGATGAAGGATTGCAACTTGTGGCCATGGATGAAAAAGTTGAACCTTAA